Proteins co-encoded in one Methanomassiliicoccales archaeon genomic window:
- a CDS encoding anaerobic ribonucleoside-triphosphate reductase activating protein: MALRIVGFSKTSLLDWDGHVVATIYLQGCNWRCLYCHNPDLVPIEPVFDELDFEDIAEYVRDNADFLDGVAISGGEPTIHPDLPILIAKIRDLGMKVKLDTNGSNPEMLEDLLGSGMLDYVAMDIKAPLNGKYKEIVKVNADLEAVKRSILLLMNSGTDYEFRTTIVPFLLEEKEVEAIAAYIGGSKKFALHQFKNDSTLEKKMELVSPYPEEKLRAMADIAKRYVGKVVIRGTS; this comes from the coding sequence ATGGCTCTCCGGATCGTGGGATTCTCAAAGACCTCCCTTTTGGATTGGGACGGACATGTGGTTGCCACGATATACCTGCAGGGATGCAACTGGCGCTGTCTTTATTGCCACAACCCCGACCTGGTTCCGATAGAACCAGTGTTCGATGAGCTGGACTTTGAGGACATAGCCGAGTATGTGCGGGATAACGCCGACTTCCTTGATGGGGTGGCGATATCCGGCGGCGAGCCCACCATCCATCCGGACCTGCCCATACTGATCGCTAAGATCAGAGATCTGGGAATGAAGGTCAAGCTGGACACCAACGGTTCCAACCCGGAGATGCTTGAGGACCTGCTCGGTTCCGGGATGCTCGACTACGTTGCGATGGACATCAAGGCCCCTCTGAACGGCAAATACAAAGAGATCGTCAAGGTGAACGCCGATCTGGAAGCGGTCAAGCGTTCGATCCTACTTTTAATGAACTCGGGCACAGACTACGAGTTCCGCACCACCATCGTGCCTTTCCTGCTGGAGGAAAAGGAGGTTGAGGCCATAGCCGCGTACATAGGCGGGTCCAAGAAATTTGCCCTGCATCAGTTCAAGAACGACTCCACGCTCGAGAAGAAGATGGAGCTGGTCTCGCCCTACCCAGAGGAGAAGCTGAGGGCCATGGCGGACATCGCCAAGAGGTATGTGGGCAAGGTCGTGATCCGGGGCACCAGTTGA
- a CDS encoding ATPase domain-containing protein, with amino-acid sequence MENVNGRLKTYIDGFDRILEGGVPTGHIVLLAGTPGTMKSSLSYYMLYNHALENNICSVYVTLEQSRESLLRQMEKMGMHTDNVKDQLNVLDLGIIRKKLKEISAGSSWLHVFKSYLTNLKENMKYSILVIDSLEVLETMAELSNRRTELFYLFEWLRDLDATVFLISESSSERMMDGKFDEGYLSDGIITLKMQVIRDVESQRRIRCVKMRETNHDPSYYSLLYNGGKFQVTRVISE; translated from the coding sequence ATGGAAAATGTGAACGGCAGGCTGAAAACTTATATCGATGGATTTGACAGGATATTGGAGGGAGGCGTCCCCACCGGCCATATCGTTCTCCTGGCAGGCACTCCTGGTACAATGAAATCATCGCTCTCCTACTACATGTTGTACAACCATGCCCTTGAGAACAACATATGCTCCGTCTATGTCACGCTGGAACAATCCCGGGAGTCCCTGCTAAGGCAGATGGAGAAGATGGGCATGCATACCGACAACGTCAAGGACCAGCTGAACGTCCTGGACCTCGGGATTATCCGGAAGAAGCTGAAGGAGATTTCTGCCGGAAGCTCCTGGCTGCACGTTTTCAAATCATATCTCACCAATCTTAAAGAGAACATGAAGTACTCCATCCTGGTCATCGATTCCCTGGAAGTGCTGGAAACGATGGCCGAGCTTTCCAACAGAAGGACGGAGCTGTTCTACCTCTTCGAGTGGCTGAGGGACCTCGACGCTACCGTCTTCCTCATTTCGGAATCATCATCGGAAAGGATGATGGACGGCAAGTTCGACGAGGGATATCTCTCGGATGGCATCATCACGCTGAAGATGCAGGTGATCAGGGACGTGGAATCCCAAAGACGCATACGGTGTGTCAAGATGAGGGAGACGAACCATGATCCATCCTACTACTCGCTCCTATACAACGGAGGCAAGTTCCAGGTTACGAGAGTGATATCAGAGTAA
- a CDS encoding ATPase domain-containing protein: MSKYECPRCGSGVKPNDIQCDRCGEMLKKVDPRKQREGDMPSNIVIDKVIAEEQTQIRLDSSDFTSLSKLRQMLEEKDKEIAAREKVILEKEKRMQETFDKMEKDQGQLEESVKQFESDQIMIKCKEMSIREREQELELMSEKFDRGIQEIMQLEDKLKSSRITAADVQKLDDIRKKYGTAIENEKVKLKQALEVELEAKLTEKDRLATELKVTKEQLAEATKKIVELQRLVKVETGPHATGERMEAEEVSARADITAKVAELVKIVRPELDIQLGAGVPAVGPDRTIHTHIEKFDTILGGGIPEGHVILVNGAPGTMKSTLTYTILHNAALYDGVRSMYFSLEQSRLSILKQMARLKMPSPEAVEHMTVVDMVDLRREMEGAQGDWREILLRYVKNIFSERPFQIFVLDSLDSFKAVSDHDFTRQDLKDLFDWFKSLGITVMLISEKPMLQLLESVQSELYLADGAIEITMKQIDDSRIQRWVRCPKLRGMNIDTRYYAMFHDGEHFNLTVPIVDH; encoded by the coding sequence ATGTCAAAATACGAGTGCCCACGGTGCGGTTCGGGTGTCAAACCCAACGACATCCAATGTGACCGCTGTGGGGAGATGCTGAAAAAGGTCGACCCCCGCAAACAGAGAGAGGGCGATATGCCCTCCAACATCGTCATAGACAAGGTCATTGCGGAGGAGCAGACCCAGATCCGTCTGGACTCGTCAGATTTCACATCCTTGTCAAAGCTAAGGCAGATGCTCGAGGAAAAGGACAAGGAGATCGCCGCCCGGGAGAAGGTCATCCTCGAGAAGGAAAAACGGATGCAGGAAACCTTCGACAAGATGGAGAAGGACCAAGGCCAGCTCGAAGAATCGGTGAAGCAGTTCGAGTCCGACCAGATAATGATCAAATGCAAGGAGATGTCCATCCGGGAGAGGGAGCAGGAACTGGAGCTGATGTCGGAGAAGTTCGACAGGGGCATACAGGAGATCATGCAGCTGGAGGACAAGCTCAAGTCCTCCCGTATAACCGCTGCCGATGTCCAGAAACTGGATGATATCAGGAAGAAGTACGGCACGGCGATCGAGAACGAGAAGGTCAAACTAAAGCAGGCCCTGGAAGTGGAGCTGGAGGCAAAGCTCACGGAAAAGGACCGGCTGGCCACAGAGCTCAAGGTAACAAAGGAACAGCTGGCTGAGGCAACCAAGAAGATCGTGGAGCTGCAGAGGTTGGTCAAGGTTGAGACGGGCCCCCACGCCACCGGCGAGAGGATGGAGGCGGAGGAGGTGAGCGCCCGCGCAGACATAACCGCCAAGGTGGCCGAACTGGTCAAGATAGTAAGACCGGAGCTCGACATCCAATTGGGAGCTGGTGTTCCCGCGGTCGGGCCGGACCGGACCATCCACACCCACATAGAGAAGTTCGATACCATTCTTGGAGGTGGAATACCGGAAGGCCACGTAATACTGGTGAACGGCGCTCCGGGGACGATGAAGTCCACTCTCACCTATACCATCCTTCACAATGCCGCACTGTACGACGGGGTGAGATCGATGTACTTCTCGCTGGAACAGAGTCGTTTGTCGATCCTCAAACAGATGGCGCGGCTCAAGATGCCCTCACCCGAGGCCGTCGAGCACATGACGGTCGTCGACATGGTCGATCTGCGCAGGGAGATGGAAGGGGCCCAGGGCGACTGGAGGGAGATCTTGCTGCGCTATGTCAAGAACATCTTCTCCGAGCGTCCGTTCCAGATATTTGTGCTCGATTCCCTCGATTCGTTCAAGGCCGTTTCCGATCACGATTTCACCCGCCAGGATCTCAAGGACCTTTTCGATTGGTTCAAATCCCTAGGGATCACGGTCATGCTGATCTCAGAGAAACCGATGCTCCAGCTCTTGGAGAGCGTACAGAGCGAGCTCTACCTGGCCGACGGTGCCATCGAGATCACGATGAAGCAGATCGATGATTCCAGGATCCAGAGATGGGTGCGCTGTCCCAAGTTGCGCGGCATGAACATCGACACCCGCTACTATGCGATGTTCCACGACGGCGAGCACTTCAATCTGACCGTACCGATCGTCGACCATTGA
- a CDS encoding ATPase domain-containing protein: MVGTQISRVKTFIENLDENVQGGVPKGHLVLLAGAPGTMKSSIAYSILYQNAIRSGTKSLYMTLEQSREGLNQQMESMGMSPDKVRDTVNVLDLGIIRRSLTQLSAKGSWMQVFKMYAENLKASLGYEILILDSLDVLEMAAQMKPEERRAELFYMFEWLRGMGVTCFLISECNPDQYNCTHRDEAYLADGVILLKMAEIGDTDVQRRIRVVKMRSTNHASNYFSLLFDHASFRATRVLSE; encoded by the coding sequence GTGGTGGGAACGCAGATTTCGCGAGTAAAGACCTTCATCGAGAACCTTGATGAGAACGTGCAAGGCGGGGTTCCGAAAGGGCATCTGGTCCTTTTGGCCGGAGCTCCTGGTACCATGAAGTCATCGATCGCCTATTCCATACTCTACCAGAATGCCATCAGGAGCGGCACCAAATCGCTCTATATGACGCTGGAGCAGTCAAGGGAGGGACTCAACCAGCAGATGGAATCGATGGGCATGAGCCCGGACAAGGTCCGCGATACGGTCAACGTGCTCGACCTGGGGATCATACGGAGATCCTTGACCCAGCTATCCGCCAAAGGCAGCTGGATGCAGGTCTTCAAGATGTACGCGGAGAACCTGAAGGCATCCCTGGGCTATGAGATCCTGATCCTGGACTCGCTCGACGTGCTGGAGATGGCGGCTCAGATGAAGCCAGAGGAGAGGCGGGCGGAGCTGTTCTACATGTTCGAATGGCTCAGGGGCATGGGCGTGACCTGCTTCCTGATATCCGAGTGCAACCCGGACCAGTACAATTGCACCCACAGGGACGAGGCATATTTGGCGGACGGGGTCATCCTTCTGAAGATGGCGGAGATCGGCGACACCGACGTTCAGCGCCGTATCCGCGTGGTCAAGATGCGTTCGACCAACCATGCCAGCAACTATTTCTCGCTGCTTTTCGACCATGCGTCGTTCCGTGCCACCAGGGTACTGAGCGAGTAG
- a CDS encoding helicase C-terminal domain-containing protein: protein MPGMFCDRCKSIMTPVGDRLVCRQCGMTRSRDGGTGSSGGRGQTIKPKFQTRLAGTREEKEEEVREESAPPENPDPNSIFPYLPRPHQMDFVRLIGDVLESRGNLVVESGTGTGKTVCALAGTVEYALANDKRVVYITRTNSQATIAIKELRAIGKRRNVMGISLQGRRNSCPMLSELSVDNLTPGELSRVCEHKKKNTRDGVKGGCTYYANTVHLGHSYFKNYCADNIPTSDELSRFCETDGACPYEVGKMLMPEAKVVIAPYPYIISSEVRHHFLEQLQAEADDLILVVDEAHNLADAARDAESIRITKKIVSMVTVEAGEMGNAKLSKDVDLKRLAGALFSVLDRAGELCAESGKDEVALGRGFLEGTLCEALGCDRGELAEIVAEMQATGEEMAQRRLQSGREPTSATFTLGRDLTNWVASDNARYVRRATMEEGGMIEAYCLDPKGALSFFHEVHGSIHMSGTLRPLDQYVRVTGLGENTKTAIFESPFPKDNRKVLFLEDVETKFESRSDPNAVQKLHDHVTELANAVSRNTMIFFPSHAMLHNYLYRNEKLLTKKIYREVQGESQEKLVADIGRFKRDSRKGAVFFAVMGGRVSEGLDFPFDELQLVVIVGIPYPKPSLCQERLREFYDQRFGGKGFEYAVNVPAARRMMQSIGRLIRTEKDIGCAVVLDSRAPRFIKYLEMEKSDEPVSDVKKFFLGRPGR from the coding sequence ATGCCCGGGATGTTCTGCGACCGCTGCAAATCGATCATGACCCCAGTGGGCGACAGGCTCGTCTGCCGTCAATGTGGTATGACCCGTTCCAGAGATGGCGGGACAGGCTCCAGCGGTGGACGAGGGCAGACCATCAAACCCAAGTTTCAGACGAGGCTCGCCGGGACCCGTGAAGAAAAGGAGGAAGAGGTTCGTGAGGAATCCGCCCCTCCCGAGAACCCGGACCCCAATTCCATATTCCCGTACCTGCCTCGTCCGCACCAGATGGACTTCGTCAGGCTGATAGGAGACGTTCTGGAGTCCAGAGGAAACCTGGTGGTGGAGTCGGGTACCGGGACCGGCAAGACAGTTTGTGCCCTGGCCGGGACGGTGGAGTATGCACTGGCCAACGACAAGCGGGTCGTGTATATCACCCGGACCAACTCCCAGGCGACCATAGCGATCAAGGAGCTCCGTGCCATCGGCAAGCGGCGTAACGTCATGGGGATATCGCTCCAAGGCAGGAGGAACAGCTGCCCCATGCTCTCCGAGCTCTCAGTAGACAACCTGACCCCGGGAGAGCTGTCGCGGGTGTGCGAGCACAAGAAGAAGAACACCCGGGACGGAGTCAAGGGCGGCTGCACCTACTATGCCAACACGGTGCATCTGGGCCATTCATATTTCAAGAACTATTGCGCTGATAATATCCCGACCTCCGATGAACTTTCCAGGTTCTGCGAGACGGACGGGGCCTGCCCCTATGAGGTGGGCAAGATGCTGATGCCGGAGGCGAAGGTGGTCATCGCACCCTATCCTTACATCATCTCCAGCGAGGTCAGGCACCATTTCCTGGAGCAGCTACAGGCGGAGGCGGACGACCTCATCCTGGTGGTCGACGAGGCCCACAACCTGGCGGACGCGGCCAGGGACGCCGAGAGCATCCGGATCACCAAGAAGATCGTCTCGATGGTCACGGTTGAGGCCGGTGAGATGGGCAACGCGAAGCTGTCCAAGGACGTCGACCTTAAGAGGTTGGCAGGTGCACTGTTCAGCGTACTGGACCGGGCTGGAGAACTGTGTGCGGAATCGGGCAAGGACGAGGTCGCACTGGGACGGGGTTTCCTCGAAGGCACCCTCTGCGAAGCGCTAGGCTGCGACAGGGGTGAGTTGGCCGAGATCGTGGCCGAGATGCAGGCCACAGGCGAGGAGATGGCCCAGAGGCGTCTTCAGAGCGGAAGGGAGCCGACCTCGGCGACGTTCACGCTGGGAAGGGACCTCACCAACTGGGTGGCGTCGGACAACGCCCGCTATGTGCGCAGGGCGACGATGGAGGAAGGCGGAATGATCGAGGCCTACTGCCTCGACCCGAAGGGGGCGCTCTCCTTCTTCCACGAGGTACATGGCTCGATACACATGTCCGGGACGCTCAGACCGCTGGACCAGTATGTCAGGGTGACCGGTCTGGGCGAGAACACCAAGACCGCCATCTTCGAGTCCCCGTTCCCCAAGGATAACCGTAAGGTGCTCTTCTTAGAGGATGTGGAGACGAAGTTCGAATCGCGCTCGGACCCGAACGCGGTGCAGAAGCTGCATGATCACGTTACCGAACTGGCGAACGCCGTATCACGCAACACCATGATCTTCTTCCCTTCCCATGCCATGCTCCACAACTACCTGTACCGGAACGAGAAGCTGCTCACTAAGAAGATCTACCGGGAGGTGCAGGGGGAGTCGCAGGAGAAGCTCGTGGCCGACATCGGAAGGTTCAAACGGGATTCACGGAAAGGGGCGGTCTTCTTCGCCGTGATGGGGGGACGGGTCTCGGAAGGCCTGGACTTTCCCTTTGATGAACTGCAGTTGGTGGTCATCGTCGGCATTCCCTACCCCAAGCCTTCTCTGTGCCAGGAGCGCCTGCGCGAGTTCTATGACCAGCGTTTCGGCGGCAAGGGTTTCGAGTATGCGGTCAACGTCCCGGCGGCCCGCCGCATGATGCAATCCATAGGAAGGCTGATCCGGACGGAAAAGGACATTGGATGCGCTGTCGTGCTGGACAGCCGCGCCCCCCGATTCATAAAGTACCTGGAAATGGAGAAGAGCGATGAACCGGTCTCGGACGTGAAGAAGTTCTTCCTCGGACGGCCAGGACGCTGA
- a CDS encoding NAD(P)-dependent alcohol dehydrogenase has product MKAIVCDRYGPPDVLRLEEVERPTPRDNQVLVKVHASSLNAADFEILGGAVSARIFSPFRPRNRIPGSDVAGRVVAVGKNIKRLKIGEAVFGDLFACGFGAFAEYVAVPEDALVWKPDSISFEDAATFPQAAKIALQGLRGKRPLKKGQKVLINGAGGGMGTFAVQIAKYYGAEVTGVDNAGKLDMLRAIGADHVIDYAKEDCTRGGERYDLILDTVARRSIFNYRRIMAPDGLFVLVGGSRYAIFQSILLGPLVSIASKKKMGINPMNVNNEEDLRFLLELLENEKLIPVIDRRIPLSEVPGALSDLSKGLVKGKVVITVEHDDNI; this is encoded by the coding sequence ATGAAAGCCATAGTATGTGACCGATACGGCCCGCCGGACGTCCTCAGACTCGAGGAAGTGGAGAGACCGACTCCCCGGGACAACCAGGTACTGGTGAAGGTCCATGCTTCCTCACTGAACGCGGCCGATTTCGAGATCCTGGGCGGCGCTGTCTCGGCCCGCATCTTTAGCCCCTTCAGGCCAAGGAACAGAATACCCGGATCGGACGTCGCGGGTCGGGTCGTGGCGGTCGGGAAGAACATCAAGCGGTTGAAGATAGGCGAGGCGGTCTTCGGGGATTTATTCGCGTGCGGCTTCGGCGCTTTCGCAGAGTATGTGGCGGTACCTGAAGATGCATTAGTATGGAAACCGGACAGCATATCCTTTGAGGACGCCGCCACCTTCCCCCAGGCGGCCAAGATCGCCCTTCAGGGCCTTCGCGGCAAGCGTCCCCTCAAGAAAGGGCAGAAGGTCCTTATCAACGGCGCTGGCGGCGGCATGGGCACGTTCGCTGTGCAGATCGCGAAGTATTACGGGGCCGAGGTAACCGGTGTGGACAACGCAGGGAAGCTCGATATGCTTCGTGCCATTGGGGCCGACCACGTCATCGATTACGCCAAGGAGGATTGCACAAGGGGCGGGGAACGCTACGACCTCATCTTGGATACGGTCGCGCGCCGGTCGATCTTCAATTACCGGCGCATCATGGCCCCAGATGGCTTGTTCGTACTGGTTGGAGGCTCAAGATACGCCATATTCCAGTCGATCCTCCTAGGGCCTCTGGTCTCCATTGCCAGCAAGAAGAAGATGGGCATCAACCCGATGAACGTGAACAACGAGGAGGATCTGCGGTTCTTGCTCGAGCTCCTTGAAAACGAGAAGCTCATCCCGGTCATAGACAGGCGAATCCCACTCAGCGAGGTTCCGGGCGCTCTCAGCGATCTTTCAAAGGGGCTCGTAAAAGGGAAAGTTGTGATAACGGTCGAACATGATGACAATATCTGA
- a CDS encoding NAD(P)-dependent alcohol dehydrogenase yields the protein MKAIVVIGSGAPEVLELRDVEKPAPRDNEMLVRVHASTVTIGDAVLRKMPRFVMGPMMIVMGSKLKKIAGHELAGVVEAVGKDIRSFKQGDHVFGTTTGLKCGSNAEYVCIPEEGGKGMVAMKPANLSFGEAAAIPIGGLTALQILRSGNVKKGDRVLIYGASGSVGTYAMQLAKYYGAYVTGVCSGANLDLVRSIGADEVIDYTKEDFRKNGKAYDVIFDTVRKLKKSGCKKSLGESGVFLSSWSPTRESNEDLIHLKELVEAGKVRPIIDRRYPLEGVVEAHRYVDLGHKRGNVVITVVGDDNV from the coding sequence ATGAAAGCCATAGTAGTAATTGGAAGCGGAGCGCCAGAGGTTCTGGAGCTCAGGGACGTGGAAAAGCCCGCACCCCGGGACAACGAGATGCTGGTCAGGGTCCACGCCTCGACGGTGACCATAGGGGACGCCGTCCTCCGGAAGATGCCCCGATTCGTTATGGGCCCAATGATGATCGTGATGGGCTCCAAGCTGAAAAAGATCGCAGGCCATGAGCTTGCGGGAGTGGTTGAGGCGGTGGGCAAGGACATCAGATCATTCAAGCAAGGCGATCATGTCTTCGGGACGACCACCGGGCTCAAATGCGGCTCCAACGCCGAATATGTCTGCATCCCCGAGGAAGGCGGAAAGGGGATGGTAGCCATGAAACCGGCCAACCTATCCTTCGGGGAGGCTGCCGCCATCCCCATCGGGGGGTTGACCGCCCTCCAGATCCTCAGGTCGGGGAATGTCAAGAAGGGAGATAGGGTCCTCATATACGGGGCGTCCGGTTCCGTGGGCACCTATGCCATGCAGCTGGCGAAGTATTACGGGGCCTATGTGACGGGGGTCTGCAGCGGTGCGAATCTCGACCTGGTGAGGTCCATCGGCGCCGATGAGGTGATAGACTACACCAAGGAGGATTTCAGAAAGAATGGCAAGGCATATGATGTCATCTTCGACACCGTTCGGAAACTTAAGAAATCGGGGTGCAAAAAGTCCCTGGGGGAAAGCGGGGTCTTCTTATCGTCATGGTCTCCGACGCGAGAGTCGAACGAAGATCTCATCCACCTGAAAGAGCTCGTGGAGGCGGGAAAGGTACGACCGATCATCGACAGGAGGTATCCGTTGGAGGGGGTTGTGGAAGCCCACAGGTACGTCGACTTGGGACACAAGAGAGGCAATGTGGTTATAACCGTCGTTGGTGATGACAATGTCTGA
- a CDS encoding DUF6326 family protein, which translates to MKDQDGKAGLVLEKMRIPAQVKLAGLWGAVLFMYIYVDIIGFFKPGTIADILVGKAWIYNIDQTWLLLSLMLMTLPVIMVCVSLMLPAKMNRYANIGLGAFHIMIALGFASGEINAYYVFGTVAEVIILAMIIWTAWKWPMVARNGAAGN; encoded by the coding sequence ATGAAGGACCAGGACGGGAAGGCTGGACTTGTTCTTGAGAAGATGAGGATACCCGCGCAGGTCAAGCTGGCTGGACTGTGGGGGGCGGTGTTGTTCATGTACATCTACGTGGACATCATTGGATTCTTCAAACCGGGGACGATCGCGGATATTCTGGTGGGGAAGGCCTGGATCTATAACATCGATCAAACGTGGCTGCTGCTGAGCCTGATGTTGATGACGCTCCCGGTCATAATGGTCTGCGTCTCCCTGATGTTACCGGCCAAGATGAACCGTTATGCAAACATCGGTCTAGGCGCGTTCCACATTATGATCGCGTTGGGATTCGCTTCGGGAGAGATCAATGCCTATTACGTGTTCGGGACTGTCGCGGAGGTCATCATCCTCGCCATGATCATATGGACCGCATGGAAGTGGCCGATGGTCGCGAGGAACGGTGCGGCCGGTAACTGA
- a CDS encoding helix-turn-helix domain-containing protein translates to MRTLTLEIEPFETVKEEMAETFARVRSYSILETLKMDYQEGICIEILEFTLKEGVSIHDIKTIGNMEILSVLKSIDNKHTCLIRYTESEEAKEQFQESDLGLIHTIPTIISLEKFTISMMGEQKNLSDFVEMMRNAGTIRKMSFRRAAYQKADILAVLTDKQKDVMVAAFQNGYYDFPKKISSRQLCQKVSISKPTLLQHMRKAEGRILKEIMTGYFQHPE, encoded by the coding sequence ATGAGAACGCTCACCCTGGAGATCGAGCCTTTCGAGACCGTAAAAGAGGAGATGGCAGAGACCTTCGCCCGTGTCCGTTCCTACTCGATACTCGAGACCCTGAAGATGGACTACCAAGAAGGCATATGCATTGAAATTTTGGAGTTCACCCTTAAAGAAGGTGTGTCAATCCATGACATCAAGACTATAGGCAACATGGAGATCCTGAGCGTTCTGAAGTCCATTGACAACAAGCACACTTGCCTCATCAGATACACCGAATCGGAAGAGGCCAAAGAGCAGTTCCAGGAATCTGACCTAGGTCTGATCCACACAATACCCACAATCATTTCACTGGAGAAATTCACCATCAGCATGATGGGGGAGCAGAAGAACCTGTCTGATTTTGTCGAGATGATGAGGAACGCCGGCACTATTCGGAAGATGTCCTTCAGGAGGGCCGCCTACCAGAAAGCTGACATCCTGGCCGTCCTGACCGACAAACAGAAGGATGTGATGGTAGCGGCATTTCAGAACGGCTACTATGATTTTCCCAAGAAGATCAGCAGCAGGCAGCTGTGCCAGAAGGTCAGCATCAGCAAACCCACCCTCCTGCAGCACATGAGGAAGGCCGAGGGGAGGATACTTAAGGAGATAATGACGGGGTACTTCCAACACCCAGAGTGA